GTTACGCAGAGCAACGCGGCAATTTGGAGTCACCTGTCAAAAGGGGACAGAGGGACTATAAATATAACTCCCCTCCGTTTGTGATAACACATGGGTGACTAAAATTGAAGTGAATATTTGTTTGTAAGAgacgtgtgtttgttttgtaacaataacaataaaaacactgaaatactaACGTCATTGATGTCAATGTTCTTGTCCACATCCACAACAAATTTTCCTTCTGGATGCACCTAAAGAAAAGATGACATGAATAATTAATTTAATCCATCAACCAATAGTCGAAATAGTATGTGCTTCCAAGAAGAAAAACTCATACCTTGACCAGCACTTTCTTTTTGTCCATGACCCTAACCACTTCTCCTACGTAGGAGCCCTGCTCCTGTAGTAACTGCAGCTCCTCACGAAGAAGACGCACTGAAAGAcgaaaaaagaaagaatttagacatttttttgtgCTCTTAAGGGaaatgcttcatttttttttaaagaaaaagaccggactaattcaactttttttttttaagagtgtaCCTTTGGCATTGAGCTCATTCCTCTGTGCCTGCAGACGCCTGAGATTCTGACTCTTATCATTTACTGTCAGCtgtcaagaaaaacaaaagttcagAGTTAAGAAGCAAGCTAAACttaaaaggtaaaataaaagtcCCATTAATGGCACATTAATACGTGAATTTACCTGTAACTCTTCTATCTTTGACAAGTAGTACTGTCGGAGCCCTGAGCCACCTTTACTCTCACCCATCTCCATCTGTCAAAGGAGAAATACATGAACTTCAAAAACAAGCATCGAAAGCACCTGAAGATGATTAAATAACATCTGTTACTGTGTGTGAACGAGCAAAACATCCTCATATTTAAGGGTGTATAATAAAAAAGGTTAGAAACTGtgttaaataaatcacaaattaaAGAATTGCTGTCTATTAAAGCAGTGAGTGTTTACTAGATTAACTTTGTGAAGAGTCAGCGGAAGTCTTTGGATTAAATGTAAAGACACTGACTGAAAACTGCATTAGTGTGGTCACCTGAAGGTATTTAAAGTcagcataaaaacaacaactatccAGAAACTGTTCGTGTAatgaaacaataacaaaagagagATAAAAGTCTTTGTTTACGTGTTTTACCACATTCACGGTCAGGAAGCTAACTAGCGTTAAAGTGGAAACGCGTCGCCTTTCTCAAATTATTAAGCCTTTTGTATGGTTAAATTAACCACTGTGTACTCTTAAAATATGTTAGGGAATGATTAGAGTGTTGTCCACATATCGTATTGTCTCATGTTAAAGCTCAAAGAAGCTGCATGTTCATTGAACAGTGAGTCAAAGCTAGCCGGTTCTGTAGCTAGGTTAGCTACAATGAGACAGCAAACCGGCAGCAGACTtttcatttaatgttttcaaCGATGCGACGACTCGCTATTTTACAACACAGTCACGCACACATCTAATCTAACACATAGCAGAACGAAACCATCCGACTCTACGCGTATTCGAGACGTTTCTTCGAtaaaattgtgaaaaattcaaCAAAACGGCAGAAAAATACACCTACATGATCGATCCCGTCCACCTCCATCTTGAAATTTTCCACATCCGCTTGGGACCGGCGTTTTCCGGCTGACTTCTTATTCGTGGTTTGTTGACAGTAAGAGATACGCACATTGCCACCTAgcgtcattttatttttcaacaagtttaacatgtttttcagacctGGTTGGttgtttcacattttctctaaaaaaaaaaaaaaagaaaaagaaaaagaaatgactcGATTCTTTGTtgcaaacattattttatagtctgtccttactgtgttgttctttatgttttaactattgtaaagtgtctttgagtttttaaaagcgcttataaattaaatgtattattattattattattattttagatttaaaaaataattcatcaaaCGTATCTTAGACAAACCTTTTGGAGTATTAGTATTATCAGAATTAACTTTACTCATATCAGTTATTGTCATGTCATAAGATGAGACACAGGTTTGTGGATATATTTGCTCCTTCTTTAAttgatatataataataataataataataataatgatgtctGAGCTGTtaagagacagatattatcagcTGTACCTGTTGAAGCTGCTGCTCGACCAGCCCTGACATGCACACTCGTGAACTGACTCCTATTTGATTACACTGCTGAGGCTGTCTGGTATATAATGAGAATGAGCCCACGCTATTAATAACGATAAATACAACACGGGAAGTAGttcatataaaatatttacacttttgTAAATTGTATCAGTGTGAAAACcataggaaaaaaaacagttaaacaaacatttgtgaGAAGTTTATTGCAAAAAGGAATActcaaaatgtataaaagatAAAGGCTTTTGATGAATGCGtaacatgcaaacattttacaaagagGCAGTACAAAAATATTTGTACATACAACATTTCTCAAACTGTGAGTGCCCTCTTCAAAAGACACATTTGGCACAGTGATATCTATAACATGGAATGTTTAAACCAATCCCCTCATACATAAGCTTGACAGCACAGCATTTCAATATTATattgatattatattataacTGTACACAACAATTTGGTGCATTGTAAAGTTGacacacaacattttcattCCTATTTTCTAAATACCAGTTAACCATGTCAAAAGGAAAGGAACTCATACAAAAACCCTTGAATTCAAACAGCTCCAGAATTCATCTCCCTggcataaaaacaaaagaacaaagtaaACCCCcataataaaatatgaaatacacCATGTAAACATTCGAGAAGTTCAtaaaagctgctgacttttgTTTGGACACAACTGTAAAAAAAGAGGCTCAATATTTTCCCAAAGCAGAACTTTTCCCGGAATTACTCTCTCATTCAGAAGGAAATGTTTCATATCcaatataatataaatccaTATTTAAATAGGCTCATAccacatattgctccttttgTTTTAGTTCATCAATAATtttctaaatatatttttaaagttctaaatacatttttgatcaaacattttttcagtatggtttttatgtttttggaaTGGAAGTCTTTGTTCTACCTCTACCAAACTGTTACCAGACACAACACATTATTTCTTTCCAAAGAGTATGGCTTTAAGTATGAACATAAAGAGACACAATGTAGCACAAGCGGTCAAACATCTCCTGAACAGCACCAACACCTATAATATTTTATGCATTTTGTACCATAAGCAgaataaattgaaaaaaaggcCCCAGGctcaaaaaggaaaacaacaacattgcaAGGCAATCTATGTAATATGTAAATCACCACTTTGGTCCCATATACTCGGCTGTATTCAGAAAGATTATCTATGGGACAGAATAAGATATGTATGATATCCCATTTAGAAactgctttttcaacaacaataACATAAGGATGGCTTCATGAACATCTGAGCTCAAGCAAACATTAACATTTGATGGTTCAAGTTAAGCTGTGACTCCTCTGGATGATGTCTTTAGGTGAGTCGGATTCCCAACACCTGCTCCAGCTCTTGTCTTCTCTGCTGcacctaaaaaacaaaacttgcattaaaaaaaagatttttaaaaccTTAAGATTAGTATCTGCAAACCAGCTTTCTTTTTCCTTACCTTTGAGAAAACATATCGGCCCACTGCCTCAGGTACCCAGGGCGCCTGGTAGAACTcggtcctcctctcctcctctgggtTTCCCGTCACATCGGTCATCAACTGAGCACACAAGAAATGAATCTCTGATCATTCGGGAAACAAAAATTTGATGAATGTAGGGAACTGCTTCATTCCCGAGAGTCAAAATAAGGTTCTTAATAGTGGATTATTAATTGTCAATTTACTTTGCCATTGCTTAGAGAGGGAAGATagattatttattaaattaaagaaGCACTGTACCTATATGAGCGCATCAGCCCAACATCAAAGTCTTCCCCTTTAATTACTACTGTTTCAATCACAATCCATCTATTGAAGCTCTGTTTTTAGGTGCAGAGAGTTATGCCTGGCCAAATAAAACCACTGCTTATAAAATAACGATATTTAGGGGCAGATTTTTATGAATCCTGGGAAAGAGTTATACTCTATTATTATTTAGAGAGAACAAGTGACTCCAGAaagattttaaacaaaaaacaaaatcaattgaAGACAATTGTTGGTGGACTGAAAACTGAAGATAATTGAGAACTACTCTGAGTTAAAGAAAGAGCAGAAATTGTCATCTAGTAAAATCTCAGGTAGACCAGAGCCCTCTACAGTGACGTCAAGAAGCTAAGTGGTCATTACGCCTTTGTATTTACACATCGCATCCATAACAGTGTAATATTTGTGTCCTAGATCAGGGGCAGAACGCCTGCGCCCGGCCATTCCGCCACTGTGAGTTACACTTTGCAGGCGAGACTTAACAGGCTTGTTAAGTGTTTCAGAGCAATAAGTTGGTGGTAGAATCAAACCTTCAGATCTCTGCTCTGAGACTTGAGCCAGTCCTGGATGAAGTCCTGTGGAGTATTGCTGAAGCTCAGCATGAagtctctctctatcttcagCTGGTTGATGTACTCGATGGTCTCATGAATCTATCAAGGATacaaccagtacagagagtgttattttaaacaaactacatctttgtttttctcctttgatTACCACTACCGTTAGAGCCATTAGTGAGGTGTAAGCCTTGCCTTCATCTCCAGAGCAGCAATCTCCTGCTGGTTGGTTGTAGAGGACAGGAAACTGTTCATTTGGCCCTTCAGAGGGTCATCCACCTCCACATCGATGTCATAGCACGCCGTCTTCTTCTGGTCTGTGGGGTCCACACTGCTCAAAGAGGACAAGCAGACGGCACAAAGAATGAAAGTTAAAAGAAGGAGACGTTGATGCAAACCTGGAAGAGCAGACCAGGAATTATTCATGATGGACCAAACCTTTCACAGACAATGTGTTTTACACTACGACGAATAAACCAACGTTTCatacaaaaagagacagaaagaaaagaaaagagcaccataataatacaaataattacaataattaGAAAATAATAATCGTGAAAAAAGGTCGTTAAAGATATTTTACATGCAAAAACTTAAATCTTTCCAAATACTCTGTAATACAATAAATAAGATCCAGAAGAAATACCGGCCAACTCCCATTTTCACtaagacagaaacagagctgATGGTCCACACTCCCTTACCTAATCATGtgattgatgatgatggggTCAGGGTGCTGCAGCAGGCCGGCCAGTTTCATGGGGATCTCAGAGAACCTCATGCGGGAACAGCCAAATATCTGAACAGCATTAagtgagaaaacagagaaagtgTTACAGGCAACAAGTTATCAAGATAACAACTCAACATTTGCAGGGCTCTGCACATTTGATATAATACATGTAAACAGTATTTCTTAAGCAGTGTTAATGCAAACGCACAACTGTTGAGCTACAGTAGCATTTTGCTGCTAAgtttagctccaccccctcccactaCCTGTCTGAAGTAGCGGTTGCAGTTGATGTACTCCTTCTCGTGActatcctgcagcttgttgttcTTGATGTAGAGCCACAGAGCTTGCATGATGCTCGCCCGCGTCTGCGTGTGCACGCCCAGAAGGCGAGCCAGCCGCGGGTCCAGTTTGTACTGAGGTGGCTAGTGGACAAAGCAAAATATAGATGGAGGGAAAATGATGTGTCAGATAAGCACGGCTTTCAAGCCGGCCAAACACAACAAATGGCAGATGGGTGCTACCTGGTGGTCCAGCATGAGCAGGAGGGTGCATTTGACATTGACATCCCCGGGACGTTTGACCTGGAAACCATCCGTCTCCTGAGTGGTGGGCATTCTGTGCCACTGAAACAAGAAAGTTATCAAACGTAgctaaaatgaatttaaaatagACAAAGTTCTACATCTAAACATTCTCCCCATAAGCAAACCATTTACTTCACCTTTCCTCCCCCCCGCTGTTTTACCTGACTTGCATTGGtgtacaaaatacatttaaaaggcTGGTTTCACCCTTTCAGTGCTCAAACTGTAATACAAAGATAACATTGGTCCACAGCCTCAGTTACAAGAAGCactaaaaacataaatacaagaATACATTAAGGGACAATCGAAAGTCAAACTGTACTAAAAATAATCAGCTGTGAAGAATAAAAAGCTTCATACTGGATCACTATTCAAAATGTTGTTGTATGAAGGCTTGGCTGATAAATACGTTTTTCAGAGGGTAGGAGCTTGAATTCACAGTGGAGAGGATGCTGAGGACACTGTCTGATGTGTCGAGCTTTAGACGTCACTCTCTAATGGTGTGAAACTAATCAGGTGGCTTAATGTTACTGACACTACTGATGTTTCTGTTCTGACCTCTTTATCTCATAATGAAAGGCTAATATCTCATTTAGTTGGACTGTACTTGTATAATAAAGGTCTCTCTATCTTTCATGTCGGAGAGATTTTAATAATCACTCCCTGCTCTGTCAAACAAGCTCAGAATGGTTCCAACAGTTTGAATGATTCCAGCTGAACTCCACTTTCTAACCAGGGCTGAAAAAAAACCCCGTCCTCTGTATCAAACATGTTGGTCTTAGTGTGCCCTCAAATGTTCCATCAAATGCCTTTTGTGTTACATCATACCTCTACTAAGTGGTTGTCAGGTCCGTAGAGCTCCTTATCGAGCTCGATCACCAGACTTttgaagaaagaggaaaacttcttcttctgctttccaggctgagaaaaaaaagaaaaaagaaaaaaaaggaagttataAAGCGtgagaaaagacagagataGAAGAATGCTTTCTatctctgtcttcttgtttcgctgtgtcagagtgtgtgtgcggcTGCATTGTTGAGCTCTGACCACATTGGGGGTGGTGAAGCATATAAGTGTAGACAACTAGAAAAAGCTGTTTCACCCCCGCCCTGACAACGTCTGTTTGCACAACATGACCCCATTCACTCCttccctcatttttttttttgttgttgtcagtgaCTCCATGTAAAACTCCTACACACTCCTCAACCAAGGGAGAGAaattatcagacaaaaaaaacaaaaagaaaaaccctcCTTCATGTGGCCTCAGATGACACAATGAGTGGAGCTGGAAGTGATAGATAGAGGGAGGGGATGGTATGTAACGGCCAGTGGTTTCAATTCCTTTTTTCCAAAGAGAACATGAGcttgtgcgtgcgtgcgtgcgtgcgtgcgtgcgtgcgtgcgtgcgtgcgtgcgtgcgtgaggAGCTGTGGGGTTGAGTGGGGAGAGCTGTAAACATCTGGCTGCATGGTCTGAGCCAAAAGACTCTGGCCAGCCAGAGCTGAGAGACTTTCAGAAACACAATAACCGAGGCTGAAACACTCGAGAGTCTGACCGCACAAGGACGATGAGGGAAGCGAGAGGAGGACGATTTCTCTACTTACTTCCTCCAGCAGTTTTCCCTCCACTCTCAGCTCCCAGGAGGACACCTTCTCGGCCTCCTCGCCTTCCGGCTTGCTTGGGGTGTATGTGTTGGAAATGTAGATCCTGAGCTTTCGTTTTTGCTGTGTCAAAGGAGACGAATGAGCAGATGTATCAGGAATTGAGTGAAAAGTAGCGCTCGAACACAAAAAGTAGAATGTTCATTTGACAGGGAGACTTTTTATGAACAGATGGGTGGAGGCAGCTGCTCAACAAAAGCTGGAAGTCATGGGTTTGAAAatctaacatatttaaagtggaaaaaaaaccctgaacgATTATAACATGTTAAGtgtttcagaatcagaatcagctttattggccatgtatgattagacacacaaggaattttgcttcagtgaactgtgctctcagtGTACAAAGGTATaacgcgcgcgtgtgtgtgtgtgtgtgtgtgtgtgtgtgtgtgtgtgtgtggctgcatcGCTGAGCTCTTTTTTTCAAACGTCAAAAGACGTCCAGCAATTTCAATCCATACAGAAAACATCCTAAGACCTCACAGAGTGGAAGATTTATGGTGCATGAGGAGTTGTTAATGAAGGTGATGAAGTGAATCTTTCCCCTGCCTGGGTCACATTGCTTCAGGATTATCAGAGTGCACGTAATGCACATTTAGTTTGATAAGTTTCATGGGCATCTTTAGGGTCACTCTCCTCTCTGCCTTTCAATGTGAGGATGTCAGAGTAAACTGGATTCATTGGTCACTCTGGTTCGAGTTACTTGTTATTTTCTCTTACCAAAAATGTGGAGACAAAACCCGCTTCTTATACAGTCCCTGATGATGTGTGCAAAAGAACTACCTTACTTCTTTACTAAAACATCTTGAGTTTTGTTTGTCTGCACGGTAAACAGAGAGTTGCTCTTGTTGTATTTCTGGAAAAGTAGCTGCTCAAAaggtttttgcttttattttattttttagcgcTTTGCTCTGCCAGTGAACAAAACGAAGCACGACTGAAATCTTAACAGCTTGAAAGGATACGATGAGTTAGAGAGACTGAGAGCTATCTGACACGATCCTCTCATTATCGTAAAATCGGGCAATGTGTTATCATGAAGAGGTACCATGATGGGCTTCTTGATGGCCTCCTGAATCTCCATACGCTTTCGGGCGATGGTCTGATCCAGTTTCCTCTCGAAGGCAAGGAGATCCATGTAGGCCTGAGACTCGGGGACCAGGTCTCGGATCTAAAGAGCCAACAACAGCAGTAAAATGTTAAAGGACTACGTCTGACTGGATTCATGAAAGATGTTTCAGAAGGGGGGAAACTTTCTTACCCTCTGTGGGAGAACTTTGTCAGCCATCTTGCGTCTTTTTGGACTAGATGACACAGAACACACTCAGCTAGATGACTCAGAATACTATCAACGTGAGTTTAAACTAGGAGGGTCCGACATCAAACATTATTtgaagaaacaacaacatgctgCATTATGTTGCCCACATTGTCCCAGCATTTAGCATGTTGTGAAGTGTTTAACATAAAGGCCTCATTTACTTCCTCTGATCTTCAGTCATTTGTGAAAACTTCACAAAGCAATTACAAAATCTCGTCCATTGCGATGTCTTCATTAACACACCCTGCGATCACCTCAGGCCCACAATTATCGTCGCCACGGACTTCACAAGAGCGGCTCTGTTTCTTGTGATTATATTACACAGTTCCACCTCGTTCTGACTTCATTTAATTCACAAGCTCTATAATGAGAATTTAGGAAGTTGCTCCTGGCCCTGTGGCTCACTAATCCTCCTTTTCTGGGAATTTTGCTATGAGATAAAGCGTGAAGGACACAAGAGGTTCATTGTGGAGCAGACTGTAAATGCCGCCTCACATCACGGCTCGCCACTTTTACAAGCGTGGCATCACTAAGCAGCTTGAAGTCAAAAATAACCGCTCGTGTTAGCTGCTTTGAAAGCAAAGGGGCCGGTCATGAGATACTCCGACCCTCGTGTCCGTGCGGTTCTGAGCCGCACTTTCTAACAAACAGTAACTTCACAAACAGattgcagagagaaaaacagggtGTTGTTAGGTCAAGACAACTATTCAAAAAAACATATGTTAATGGACGTGGTTAGATTTACATAGCATCCATCACTACTTAATTCTCTTTTAAATTGTTCCTCTCCTGGCTGTGGGAATCATCTGAAGTTATTTCTTTAACATAATGCTGTTGGTTTTAAAAACAGTCACTTCAACAATTCAAGGTTCGTCCCACAATTGTGTGTCCTCATAGCTTAAACAGGAACAACAGATAAGCATCACTATGAAGAAATCTCAACGTTTATCTGAGCCTGGACCAGTTTGACGAAGGCAAACAAGTTAATTCAGTGGCTTTAAGTTtagaagaaaaaatagaaaataattgaaggtttaagtgttttatgaaGAGATTCATTTGCTCAATAATTGATTACTTGAACAAAATGTGGACAATTTTGTTGTTCTTTCAAACGTGTAGAATTTCGaattttttgtttcatattaAACAGAGTTGTTTGGACTGTTGTCAAATGTCACCTTAGGCTCTTGAgtttccccctctttttttaaattgaggaAAGAATCCACACATAAGTAAACAATGAGAAAAACTGACAGTTGCAGCCCATTCCCCTCGCCTGGCCCCAAGCTGTCCTTGtcaatcacccccccccccccccccccccccgcctcctctcacacaaacactctcactcCTCACTTTACCCTCGTCTGAGGCCCCCCAGCCCCTctggctgctgctgttgatgCTGATGAAGGAACCTCTTCCTTGAGGGGTCCATGCTCAGGGGCCCCATGCCTGGCCGCATGGACATGTTCCCACCGCCGTAAGAAGGACCAGGCAGCTGACCCCCCATCGACCCCATGGGGCCCCCTACTCTGCCGGGTGGCATCCCAGAGCGCTAGAGAAAAGAGTAGATGCTGATTCTTTGATTTCAGGTTCACAGGAACTTAACAACGATAACATAGACGTGTGCTCCAGACCTCCTTCATCTCCCAAACTGACTTCTttccttttaaactaaatattgaatataaagaagaaaaataagtgtgttttccCAGCAGTggtctgtgttttaaaaaaacaaagacatatcCATATCCAACAAATTTCCAGAATTTAAACAAGATAAAGCATATCAATAATTTTCTCCTGATTGAATTAAGAACATAATTTTAcagaaaatcaaatgataaGATTAAGATATTTATGGCTGAAACAATGCAAATAATTACTAGTTCAACTAAACAGGTGTGCATATAAATCTGTAAATGATATGAACCGCTCTTTTCAGAGCAGGTTAAATGATTTTGGATATATGATCACAAGTTTTACacagaaaatgactttttttttttttttttttacaatgcagCTTTAGTCTGTAATAAATTAAGTTTCATATGAATTTGAATCTGTGTACTTGGTTTGGTCTGACCAAAACCCATACGGCTGttacaacaaacacagtaaaTGCAAAAGTGCATATAATGAACTGAAGAGAACATAAAGGTGCAGCTGGTGGTGATTAAAGTGTGTGATAATAGATGCAGACTTAACTCTGACAGATGGGGGGGAGAAacttacttttgttttttttgagctAACTGACAAGAGGGCTGAGGGCAACCACGTGATTCtgtctttcacacatgcaaaacagcatttttctatcaaactattttaatttaaaaaaaacaaaaacaaataataaaaggTACACATGGTTATGTCACTGAAAACCccccaggtaaaaaaaaacaacaacgtttaaataaatgtattggtGTTATTGTGTAATTATATACAACTTTATAACGCGGAAGTAGTCTCCGCaccttgacatttaaaaaataacaattattGAGGGTTTTACTTTATCTAATATGAGTCAGATTCTggatatctttaaaaaaaaaaaaaaatcaaataatgttAAGACAGCtagttaactttttttttttatttttttatcagcttcagtaacataacttttttttatacccCTTAATTTAAGTCAGACAAACTTCTCCTCATACTTAACAAAGACAAATGACTCAGTAAACCTACCTGTGGATACTGAGGCGCGTTGTTCATGCTGCGGGGATATCCCGCTTGAGCTGGCGGCATGCCTGGCATCCTCACGCCCGCAGCATGCCCCACATTCATGGGGTGCAGATTCGGATTCATCGGAGGACCCGAGAATCCTCTGGATGCCATTTCTCAAGCTCCACAAGTGGTCAAAACTTACACAGGTACAAGTACAAATAAAAGTCTAGCAAACTACTAAAATAAAAGTCAGTATTACTAGTTTAAAAGTAGCCAGCGAGCTGAACACATCGGTCGGCTTCTGGTTTGACAGCAAGCACACTGTCAACAGAAAAagctagctaatgttagctcgtTTCAAGTTCCGGGGTTTTGCGTCTCCCTTACTTtgcttggttttttttttttttttggacgcCAAATTGTGGTGGCTGGAGTTTGTCATCCCCTCCCTGCTGTGTCTTTCCCGCTTAACATCGTTGCAATTGCACCGTGTGGCTGATGGGAAAACATGATAACTTCCTTACTTCACGTCAAACTGAGAGTCTGAGGCGTTTATTCAAGTAACTTGCCTACACAGTACACACAATGCAGGAGGATGCTGCCTTCAGGGGGGCTCGGATATCACGATGTTCAATAGTAACGGGTTTCTCTAGcttctaaaaaaaacccacatatcttaaaatatttagtTGTAAAGTGCGTTAAATCGTTATCGAGCCCAAGTATATAAGTGACAGATTAAAAATGACTGATaagtgaataaaaaatgaaagtatgCAAACGTTCACCTCACAGCATGGCCAAAAACATGGACATGTTGACAGCCCATAATCCATCGACCAATCTGCAATGCACTGAAGGCCTATACCATCCTCTGCCTCCAAATTTCCTCTAACAGCAGAATATTCAGAGCAATTTCAACTATTATCACCTATTAACtactaacaaaaaaaatccatataCCAACCAGCATTTTCACCCTTAAATAATTTGGCTCCTGGTTTTTTGTGAGTCAATTAGGTTAGGTACTTTGTGGTGATTTGTCACATCATGTGAGCATGAGGTAAACCTCATTTAAACTAGGGGCCACATAATAAGACAACAATGTGGAAACTAGTTAGTGTCAATGTTGTGGTCCTTCTGGTTGCGGTTAACACAAGTCATGAACACAACAGCGCTGGTGCATATTGCATCTGAACACAGACTGATGAGGGCAGAGATGATGAAGAATAACCTTAAAGAGCTATAAAGAAACAACCAGTTGTGGAAGAAATATTAGTTCTAACACTTACATAGAAAATACACGActgtaaaaacactcaagaaGTACAAGCACAAGTCCTGTGTCTTAACCTGCTTCAGCACAAAGTAGAAAAAAGCATGTCAGGTGACTACAGTACAAACATGTATTTAATTTTAAGGTTTTTTGTGCAAATTTCAGATGTTCAGATGCATCAGTGTTTAAGCAGCAATTTATAAATTAACATTTGTGATGGAGTACTGCTATTACTAATATTAGTATTATTACTAATTATTGAGCTGCTTGTTAGAGCTCAGTTGTCAGACTTTAGCAGGAACACGTGAAGGCAGCATAACCGCCTCCCAGggcagttttctttttacttctAGAAACAAAATGTAGAAGATTTGACTTTGGTTACAGATCCCAACACCAACTGTACTAACTTTGTTTTTACCCTCCCCTCACTCTCCTGAGATTAACATCTACGACAATATATTACTGAAATGCCTGTAACATTTAATGATTCagaaaatatatgaattaaAATAATCCAAAGTGAAACATCTGTAGTTTATTGATCAACAGCCTCCCCTGTTGGTCATTTCATCTTTACCTGTATGAACCTGAGCAGGGTTACTGAGTTTATTCTCAGTCCTCTCATCAAATCACTTCTCAGTGCCGTGTGTTAAAGTGAAGACAACACATATTGACAGGTAACAAATCATTTATTA
The genomic region above belongs to Labrus bergylta chromosome 21, fLabBer1.1, whole genome shotgun sequence and contains:
- the smarcd2 gene encoding SWI/SNF-related matrix-associated actin-dependent regulator of chromatin subfamily D member 2, which encodes MASRGFSGPPMNPNLHPMNVGHAAGVRMPGMPPAQAGYPRSMNNAPQYPQRSGMPPGRVGGPMGSMGGQLPGPSYGGGNMSMRPGMGPLSMDPSRKRFLHQHQQQQPEGLGGLRRGPKRRKMADKVLPQRIRDLVPESQAYMDLLAFERKLDQTIARKRMEIQEAIKKPIMQKRKLRIYISNTYTPSKPEGEEAEKVSSWELRVEGKLLEEPGKQKKKFSSFFKSLVIELDKELYGPDNHLVEWHRMPTTQETDGFQVKRPGDVNVKCTLLLMLDHQPPQYKLDPRLARLLGVHTQTRASIMQALWLYIKNNKLQDSHEKEYINCNRYFRQIFGCSRMRFSEIPMKLAGLLQHPDPIIINHMISVDPTDQKKTACYDIDVEVDDPLKGQMNSFLSSTTNQQEIAALEMKIHETIEYINQLKIERDFMLSFSNTPQDFIQDWLKSQSRDLKLMTDVTGNPEEERRTEFYQAPWVPEAVGRYVFSKVQQRRQELEQVLGIRLT